A single window of Taeniopygia guttata chromosome 1, bTaeGut7.mat, whole genome shotgun sequence DNA harbors:
- the AAMDC gene encoding mth938 domain-containing protein isoform X3, translating into MSSPEIASLSWGQMKVKGCSATYKDCKVWPGGSRTWDWRETGTNHSPGVQPADLEEVVQKGVKTVVIGRGMSEALQHPLWSI; encoded by the exons ATGTCTTCCCCTGAAATTGCTTCCCTTTCTTGGGGTCAGATGAAGGTGAAAGGCTGCTCTGCAACATACAAGGACTGCAAAGTATGGCCGGGAGGAAGCCGGACGTGGGATTGGCGAGAAACAGGGACCAAC CATTCTCCCGGAGTGCAGCCAGCTGACCTTGAAGAAGTCGTCCAGAAGGGTGTTAAAACTGTGGTGATTGGTCGTGGCATGAGTGAGGCTTTGCAG CATCCACTGTGGAGTATCTGA
- the AAMDC gene encoding mth938 domain-containing protein isoform X2 — translation MSSPEIASLSWGQMKVKGCSATYKDCKVWPGGSRTWDWRETGTNHSPGVQPADLEEVVQKGVKTVVIGRGMSEALQVPASTVEYLKKNGIDVVVLQTEKAVAEYNALAARGVKVGGVFHSTC, via the exons ATGTCTTCCCCTGAAATTGCTTCCCTTTCTTGGGGTCAGATGAAGGTGAAAGGCTGCTCTGCAACATACAAGGACTGCAAAGTATGGCCGGGAGGAAGCCGGACGTGGGATTGGCGAGAAACAGGGACCAAC CATTCTCCCGGAGTGCAGCCAGCTGACCTTGAAGAAGTCGTCCAGAAGGGTGTTAAAACTGTGGTGATTGGTCGTGGCATGAGTGAGGCTTTGCAG GTTCCAGCATCCACTGTGGAGTATCTGAAGAAGAACGGGATTGACGTGGTGGTGCTGCAGACGGAGAAGGCCGTGGCAGAGTACAATGCCCTGGCTGCTCGGGGTGTCAAAGTGGGCGGGGTCTTCCATTCCACCTGCTGA